In one window of Opitutus sp. GAS368 DNA:
- a CDS encoding ABC-2 family transporter protein — protein MSLVHYARIWLTSARYSIVRTLMFRGDFFIWALVELFWMSVNLLMISVIYRHTDTVAGWTKYEMMLLVGTSLLIQRYLMGFFWSSIFEMGRNIRSGSFDFFLAQPGNVMFMATTRKLDPDGLMNSFVALGVVIYSARQLNLHPGLTDIALYALLVACGVIIHYSMLVLCIAPAFWITSAQGIEGSYFTLSEFSRLPRAAFKGLAQVAFVWILPVVVVSNAPASTLLHGFDLRVIGWLLGITVIWFTLAVILFHRGLRRYTSASS, from the coding sequence ATGAGCCTCGTCCACTACGCCCGCATCTGGCTCACCTCCGCCCGCTACTCGATCGTGCGGACGCTGATGTTCCGCGGCGACTTCTTCATCTGGGCGCTGGTGGAGCTGTTCTGGATGTCGGTGAACCTGCTGATGATCTCGGTCATCTACCGGCACACCGATACGGTCGCCGGCTGGACCAAATACGAGATGATGCTGCTGGTCGGCACCTCGCTGCTCATCCAGCGCTACCTCATGGGCTTTTTCTGGAGCAGCATCTTCGAGATGGGCCGCAACATCCGCAGCGGCAGCTTCGACTTCTTCCTCGCGCAGCCGGGCAACGTCATGTTCATGGCCACCACCCGCAAGCTCGATCCCGACGGCCTGATGAACTCGTTCGTCGCGCTGGGCGTGGTCATCTATTCCGCCCGCCAGCTGAACCTGCACCCGGGCCTGACCGACATCGCCCTTTACGCCCTGCTGGTGGCCTGCGGCGTCATCATCCACTACAGCATGCTGGTGCTGTGCATCGCCCCGGCCTTCTGGATCACGAGCGCGCAGGGCATCGAGGGCAGTTACTTCACGCTCAGCGAATTCTCCCGCCTGCCCCGGGCCGCCTTCAAGGGCCTGGCCCAGGTCGCGTTCGTCTGGATCCTGCCCGTCGTGGTGGTCAGCAACGCCCCCGCCAGCACCCTCCTGCACGGCTTCGATCTCCGCGTCATCGGCTGGTTGCTGGGGATCACTGTCATCTGGTTCACCCTGGCCGTCATCCTTTTTCACCGCGGCCTGCGCCGCTACACGAGCGCGAGCTCCTGA
- the rnc gene encoding ribonuclease III: MLQKLAALQQRLGYEFRSTALLLEALTHPSYLQDHPAAGPHNQRLEFLGDSVLQFILTDALFREFTAEREGVLSRRRAVLSQGGFLTQMARDLGLDDALRLSKSEEDTGGRGRASILEDAFEALVGAMYLDSDLATTRARVLAWYGPLAARLAATEDAENPKGRLQELIQPVHGNTALRYEVTATTGPRHAREFAVAVFLNDRQLGTGTGPSKKVAEEIAARTALLTLRQENHGNTK, from the coding sequence ATGCTGCAGAAGCTCGCCGCCCTCCAGCAACGCCTCGGCTACGAGTTCCGCTCGACGGCGCTCCTGCTGGAGGCGTTGACTCATCCGTCCTACCTGCAGGACCACCCGGCCGCCGGCCCACACAACCAGCGGCTCGAGTTCCTCGGCGACTCCGTGCTCCAGTTCATCCTGACCGACGCCCTCTTTCGCGAATTCACGGCCGAGCGCGAAGGCGTGCTCAGCCGCCGCCGCGCCGTGCTGTCCCAGGGCGGCTTTCTCACCCAGATGGCCCGCGACCTCGGGCTCGACGACGCCCTGCGCCTCAGCAAAAGCGAGGAGGACACCGGCGGCCGCGGCCGCGCCTCGATCCTCGAGGACGCCTTCGAGGCCTTGGTCGGCGCCATGTATCTCGACAGCGACCTCGCCACGACCCGAGCGCGGGTGCTGGCGTGGTATGGCCCGCTCGCCGCGCGGCTGGCCGCCACGGAGGACGCCGAGAACCCCAAGGGCCGGCTGCAGGAGCTGATCCAGCCCGTGCATGGCAACACCGCCCTGCGCTACGAGGTGACCGCCACCACCGGCCCGCGCCATGCCCGCGAATTCGCCGTCGCCGTGTTCCTGAACGACCGCCAGCTGGGCACCGGCACGGGACCGTCCAAAAAGGTTGCCGAGGAGATCGCCGCCCGCACCGCCCTGCTCACCCTGCGCCAGGAAAATCACGGAAACACGAAATAA
- the mfd gene encoding transcription-repair coupling factor: protein MSSANSVPRTKLTGICPAAQTHALAELLRQHPAPVWLVIHEEAQKNDALAEDIALFHAANAGKVPLEILSFPEAQTGEMREAFNAASDRLAVLSRLRGLRNASAKSGTLLVLTTPAALLQPVPPLADFATREAELVRGEHRSFQALLDLISSFDYDSEAVCEAPGQYAVRGGIVDVYPITAHQPYRLDFFGDTLEEIRTLDPVTQRSGESVERVILTAAPKLHTSGLSATLLDYLSPATHAALLEPKALEELFDTLAPDAGRANPPDEPRADGSSGRLALPILEKLPQAAARLFGISDLDLASRLFDAAAHEETWDTESLSHHRAYPEERLLAHERLAAEEDARRQFLEKVADWKHAGYAVDFVVSKEGEEQRIRELLAEHAALKKIKPRFLRGSLTEGFRLTLREGRAGTPLPAGTAAARSGVRALPTGLVVVSETEIFGRQRARRTIAKRAIAATSAVDQLLDFSELVEGDFVVHLQHGIAQYRGLTKLETADGIREVISLEFDDKVTLHVPLQESHLISRYVGLTKTKPQLGRVGSGRWEKARQSAERSTLDLAAELLAIQAQREAQPGHAFAADNVWMREFEAAFPFAETRDQAKAITDLKADMERTRPMDRLLCGDVGFGKTEVAIRGAFKAVMGGKQVAVLVPTTVLAQQHLNTFRERMAGYPVAVEMLSRFRTRKEQEGILAALAEGKIDILIGTHRLVQDDVKFKDLGLVIVDEEQRFGVKHKEVFKRWRAHVDMLSMSATPIPRTLYLALTGARDLSTIETAPANRLPIQTIVKSYDEKLVVEAIQHELRRGGQVFYLHNRVMSIDLVAARLRDLLPGVTVGVGHGKMGADGLERMMTDFVAGQYQVLVCTTIIESGLDIPNCNTLIIEGADRFGLSQLYQLRGRVGRFKHQAYAYLLLHRHTRLLDVARQRLSAMRQHNQLGAGFRIAMRDLELRGAGNLLGAEQSGHIVGVGFELYCQLLRQSVARLKGEKHAALVRANVKLDFVFVGEGAESERARAGATDSFSALKQTERIEGEIDRIQARLPAGYIGETRLRIDFYRRLALAENPKQVKELEAELRDRFGKFTEPVKALLLVTEIRVRAEQKGVLSVETQGSRLKCLRNSGRRDDFIQLSSRFPRLTAPTPLARLREIIIFLQNLPTP, encoded by the coding sequence TTGTCATCTGCCAATTCCGTTCCGCGCACCAAACTCACCGGCATTTGCCCGGCAGCGCAGACCCATGCCCTCGCGGAACTGCTCCGGCAACATCCGGCGCCGGTCTGGCTGGTCATCCACGAGGAGGCGCAAAAAAACGACGCGCTGGCGGAAGACATCGCGCTTTTTCATGCGGCCAACGCCGGCAAGGTGCCGCTGGAGATCCTGTCCTTCCCCGAGGCGCAGACCGGCGAGATGCGCGAGGCCTTCAACGCCGCCAGTGACCGGCTCGCGGTGTTGAGCCGGTTGCGCGGGCTCAGGAACGCCTCGGCCAAGTCCGGCACGCTGCTCGTGCTTACGACACCGGCCGCCTTGCTCCAGCCCGTGCCTCCCCTGGCCGACTTCGCCACTCGCGAGGCGGAACTGGTGCGCGGCGAGCACCGCTCCTTTCAGGCCCTGCTCGACCTGATCAGCTCTTTTGACTACGACAGCGAGGCGGTCTGCGAGGCCCCGGGTCAATACGCCGTGCGCGGCGGCATCGTCGACGTCTACCCCATCACCGCTCACCAACCCTACCGGCTGGATTTCTTCGGCGACACCCTCGAGGAGATCCGCACGCTCGACCCCGTCACCCAACGCTCGGGCGAATCGGTCGAGCGCGTCATTCTCACCGCGGCGCCGAAACTGCACACGTCGGGCCTGTCAGCCACCCTGTTGGATTACCTGAGCCCGGCCACCCACGCCGCGCTGCTCGAGCCCAAGGCACTGGAGGAGTTGTTCGATACGCTGGCACCGGATGCTGGTAGGGCGAATCCTCCGGATGAGCCGCGGGCTGACGGCTCGTCGGGACGACTCGCCCTACCCATCCTGGAAAAACTCCCACAGGCCGCCGCCCGCCTGTTCGGCATCAGCGACCTCGACCTGGCCAGCCGGTTGTTCGATGCGGCCGCACACGAGGAGACTTGGGACACGGAATCCCTCTCGCACCACCGCGCTTATCCCGAGGAGCGCCTGCTCGCACACGAGCGGCTGGCCGCCGAGGAGGATGCGCGCCGGCAGTTTCTCGAGAAGGTCGCCGACTGGAAGCACGCGGGCTACGCCGTGGACTTTGTCGTCTCCAAGGAGGGCGAGGAACAGCGCATCCGCGAACTCCTCGCCGAACATGCCGCCCTGAAGAAGATCAAGCCACGCTTCCTGCGCGGTTCCCTGACCGAGGGATTCCGGCTGACGCTGCGTGAAGGTAGGGCGGGCACTCCGCTGCCCGCCGGGACCGCGGCGGCGCGGAGCGGAGTCCGCGCCCTACCCACCGGACTGGTCGTCGTCAGCGAGACCGAGATCTTCGGCCGCCAACGGGCGCGCCGCACCATCGCCAAACGCGCCATTGCCGCCACCTCGGCCGTGGACCAGTTGCTCGACTTCTCCGAGCTCGTTGAGGGCGACTTCGTGGTGCACTTGCAGCATGGCATCGCGCAATACCGCGGCCTGACGAAACTCGAGACCGCCGACGGCATCCGCGAGGTCATCTCCCTGGAGTTCGATGACAAGGTCACGCTGCACGTGCCGCTGCAGGAATCGCACCTCATCAGCCGCTACGTCGGTCTGACCAAGACGAAGCCGCAGCTCGGGCGCGTCGGCTCGGGCCGCTGGGAAAAAGCCCGCCAGTCGGCCGAACGCTCGACGCTCGATCTCGCCGCCGAGTTGCTGGCCATCCAGGCCCAGCGCGAGGCGCAGCCGGGTCACGCCTTCGCCGCGGACAACGTCTGGATGCGCGAATTCGAGGCGGCCTTCCCCTTTGCCGAGACCCGCGACCAGGCCAAGGCCATCACCGACCTCAAGGCGGACATGGAACGCACGCGGCCGATGGACCGGCTGCTTTGCGGCGACGTCGGCTTCGGCAAAACCGAGGTCGCCATCCGCGGCGCGTTCAAGGCCGTCATGGGCGGCAAGCAGGTCGCCGTGCTCGTGCCGACCACCGTGCTGGCGCAGCAGCACCTAAACACCTTCCGCGAGCGCATGGCCGGCTACCCGGTGGCGGTCGAGATGCTCAGCCGCTTCCGCACCCGCAAGGAGCAGGAAGGCATCCTCGCCGCGCTGGCCGAGGGCAAGATCGACATCCTCATCGGCACGCACCGACTGGTGCAGGACGACGTGAAGTTCAAGGACCTCGGCCTCGTCATCGTGGACGAGGAACAGCGCTTCGGCGTGAAACACAAGGAGGTCTTCAAGCGCTGGCGCGCCCACGTGGACATGCTCTCGATGAGCGCCACGCCGATCCCCCGCACTCTCTACCTCGCGCTCACCGGCGCGCGCGACCTCAGCACGATCGAGACGGCGCCGGCCAACCGGCTGCCGATCCAGACCATCGTCAAGAGCTATGACGAGAAGCTGGTCGTCGAGGCCATCCAGCACGAGCTCCGCCGCGGGGGACAGGTTTTCTATCTCCACAACCGCGTCATGAGCATCGACCTCGTGGCGGCGCGCCTGCGCGACCTGTTGCCCGGCGTCACGGTCGGCGTCGGCCACGGCAAGATGGGGGCCGACGGCCTCGAGCGGATGATGACCGACTTCGTCGCCGGCCAATACCAGGTGCTCGTCTGCACCACGATCATCGAGAGCGGTCTCGACATTCCGAACTGCAACACGCTCATCATCGAAGGCGCGGACCGCTTCGGCCTCTCGCAGCTTTACCAGCTGCGCGGGCGCGTCGGCCGGTTCAAGCACCAGGCCTACGCCTACCTGCTGCTGCACCGGCACACGCGGCTGCTGGACGTCGCCCGGCAGCGGCTGAGCGCCATGCGCCAGCACAACCAGCTCGGCGCGGGGTTTCGCATCGCCATGCGCGACCTTGAGCTGCGCGGCGCCGGCAACCTGCTCGGGGCCGAACAGAGCGGCCACATCGTGGGCGTGGGCTTCGAGCTGTATTGCCAGCTGCTGCGCCAGAGCGTGGCCCGGTTGAAGGGTGAGAAGCACGCCGCGCTCGTCCGCGCCAATGTGAAACTCGACTTCGTCTTCGTCGGCGAGGGCGCCGAGTCGGAGCGCGCACGCGCCGGGGCCACCGACAGCTTCTCCGCGCTGAAGCAGACGGAACGCATCGAGGGCGAGATCGACCGGATCCAGGCGCGCCTGCCGGCGGGCTATATCGGCGAGACGCGGCTGCGCATCGACTTTTACCGCCGGCTGGCCCTGGCCGAGAATCCCAAGCAGGTGAAGGAGCTCGAGGCCGAGTTGCGCGACCGGTTCGGCAAGTTCACCGAGCCCGTGAAGGCCCTGTTGCTGGTCACGGAAATCCGGGTGCGGGCGGAACAAAAGGGCGTTTTGTCAGTCGAGACGCAAGGCAGCCGGCTGAAATGCCTCCGCAATTCGGGCCGGCGCGACGATTTCATCCAATTGAGCAGCCGCTTTCCCCGCTTGACCGCACCCACCCCCCTTGCAAGGTTGAGGGAAATAATTATTTTCCTGCAGAATCTACCCACTCCATGA
- a CDS encoding peptidyl-prolyl cis-trans isomerase, giving the protein MRYANGIVAIAEDHIITVDDIRREIGPLVPEIQKQSRSEKEFNEKLEALQEDVVQNLIDRVLIIKDFHSDEKRQVPASYVDNAVSETIITQFDGDRSKYLAYLRSRGISQKDYRKEQEDDMIYGYMRQQKAKSASTISPVKIEAFYAENKDRFYQEDSVQLRLIQVTRAAGDSDDVLRNKANTIVSELAAGADFGDVARKYSQDSRKGKGGDWGWQRRSDLRKEFSDVIFNLEKGQRSEPLIMPEGAFIFFAEDRKHAGILPLDEVRPDIEKALVQQGSRQATERWLEKLRRNAYVKHF; this is encoded by the coding sequence ATGCGCTACGCCAACGGCATAGTGGCCATTGCGGAGGATCATATCATCACAGTGGACGACATCCGGCGCGAAATCGGCCCGCTGGTCCCCGAGATCCAGAAACAGAGCCGCAGCGAGAAGGAATTCAACGAGAAGCTGGAGGCCCTGCAGGAGGACGTCGTTCAGAACCTCATCGACCGCGTCCTGATCATCAAGGATTTCCATTCGGACGAGAAGCGCCAGGTCCCGGCCAGCTACGTGGACAACGCCGTGTCCGAGACCATCATCACCCAGTTCGACGGCGACCGCAGCAAATACCTCGCCTACCTCCGTTCCCGCGGCATCTCGCAGAAGGACTACCGCAAGGAGCAGGAGGATGACATGATCTACGGCTATATGCGCCAGCAGAAGGCCAAGTCGGCCAGCACCATCAGCCCGGTGAAGATCGAGGCCTTCTACGCCGAGAACAAGGACCGCTTCTATCAGGAAGACAGCGTGCAGCTCCGCCTCATCCAGGTCACCCGCGCCGCCGGTGACTCGGACGATGTGCTCCGCAACAAGGCCAACACCATCGTCTCCGAGCTGGCCGCCGGCGCGGATTTCGGCGACGTCGCCCGCAAATACAGCCAGGACTCACGCAAGGGCAAGGGCGGCGACTGGGGCTGGCAGCGCCGCTCCGACCTGCGCAAGGAATTCAGTGATGTGATCTTCAACCTGGAGAAGGGCCAGCGCAGCGAGCCGCTCATCATGCCCGAGGGCGCGTTCATCTTCTTCGCCGAGGACCGCAAGCACGCCGGTATTCTTCCCCTCGACGAGGTCCGCCCTGATATCGAGAAAGCGCTCGTCCAGCAGGGTTCCCGGCAAGCCACCGAGCGCTGGCTCGAGAAGCTCCGACGCAACGCCTACGTGAAGCACTTCTAA
- the radC gene encoding DNA repair protein RadC: MSDESYPPLRVRDLAVTDRPQERLERLGPAALSDTELLAMLLRSGSRGHNVISIAQRLIAEAGSLAALIKWNEADFRRLTGIGRVKALQLVTVMEIVRRGLAKGAEPEDEVLNRPELIHAHFKAQIAGLAVEKFWVLCLNRKNRLLKQVEVTSGTATSSLAHPREVFREAIRQGATAVVCVHNHPSGDPAPSAADVQVTRQLRDAAKAVDIELLDHVIVGRSGADPQGRGYYSFREAGVI; this comes from the coding sequence ATGAGCGACGAATCCTACCCACCCCTCCGCGTCAGGGATCTTGCGGTCACCGACCGGCCGCAGGAACGCTTGGAGCGACTCGGCCCGGCCGCGCTCAGTGACACCGAGCTGCTCGCCATGCTCCTCCGCAGCGGCAGCCGGGGGCACAACGTCATCAGCATCGCCCAGCGGCTCATCGCCGAGGCCGGCTCGCTCGCGGCCCTGATCAAGTGGAACGAGGCCGACTTTCGCCGGCTGACCGGCATCGGCCGCGTCAAGGCCCTGCAGCTGGTCACGGTCATGGAAATCGTGCGCCGCGGCCTGGCGAAGGGTGCCGAGCCGGAGGACGAGGTGCTCAACCGCCCCGAGCTCATTCACGCCCATTTCAAAGCGCAGATTGCCGGACTGGCCGTCGAAAAATTCTGGGTGCTCTGCCTGAACCGCAAGAACCGGCTCCTGAAGCAGGTCGAGGTCACCTCCGGCACGGCCACCAGCTCGCTCGCCCACCCGCGCGAGGTCTTCCGCGAGGCCATCCGGCAGGGCGCCACGGCCGTCGTCTGCGTCCACAACCACCCCAGTGGCGATCCGGCTCCCAGCGCCGCCGACGTGCAGGTGACCCGCCAGCTCCGCGATGCCGCCAAGGCCGTCGACATCGAGCTGCTCGACCACGTGATCGTCGGCCGGTCCGGCGCCGATCCACAAGGGCGCGGCTACTACAGCTTCCGGGAAGCCGGGGTGATCTGA
- the cls gene encoding cardiolipin synthase yields METLRQYYDALLEHPFINGVLPHLLTVVGFLLAFFAIARLMSQRKQPGNTFAWLFAIAFVPYVGVPLYLMFGGRKLRKLAEKKARLYPTPTITPFATAEQNFAARVFTRSGACPPVGGNRVSFLTSGEESFERLEHSIRHAQHSIHLMTFILGRDAVGRRLVKLLAQRAREGVKVRLLLDGLGCFLTSGGFCDPIRQAGGEVVKFMPVMPLQSPHSANLRNHRKIAIFDHRVAALGGRNLAVEYMGPTPLKRRWRDLGGVVEGPAVRLLDEIFLSDWAFASGQPLAELQKELPAEAPAAAGDSEVQIVASGPDVAGDPLYEGILSLVQQAERSVWIVTPYFIPDEVLFRSLLVQARAGVDIRLVVPAKSNHPVTDLARRYYLRGLQAAGVKVLFYGPGMNHAKMLLVDGQTGLFGSANMDLRSLFLNFEVGAITYSPADAEAIGRWMKDIFAHAKPMPEPRPGRRLIPTIAEEIARLLAPLL; encoded by the coding sequence ATGGAGACGCTGAGGCAATACTACGACGCCCTCTTGGAGCACCCGTTCATCAACGGCGTCCTGCCGCACCTGCTCACGGTCGTGGGCTTCCTCCTGGCTTTCTTTGCCATCGCCCGCCTGATGAGCCAGCGCAAGCAGCCGGGCAACACCTTCGCCTGGCTCTTCGCCATTGCTTTCGTGCCCTACGTCGGCGTGCCCCTCTACCTCATGTTCGGCGGCCGCAAGCTGCGGAAACTGGCGGAGAAAAAAGCCCGGCTCTATCCCACTCCCACCATCACGCCCTTTGCCACCGCGGAGCAGAATTTTGCCGCCCGCGTCTTCACGCGCAGCGGCGCCTGCCCGCCGGTCGGCGGCAACCGCGTGAGTTTCCTCACTTCCGGCGAGGAGTCCTTCGAACGGCTCGAACACAGCATCCGCCACGCCCAGCACAGCATCCACCTGATGACCTTCATCCTCGGCCGCGACGCCGTGGGCAGACGCCTCGTCAAACTCCTCGCCCAGCGCGCCAGGGAGGGCGTCAAGGTCCGGCTGCTGCTCGACGGGCTCGGCTGCTTCCTGACCAGCGGGGGTTTCTGTGATCCAATCCGGCAGGCGGGCGGCGAGGTGGTGAAGTTCATGCCGGTGATGCCGCTGCAGTCTCCCCATTCCGCCAATCTGCGCAATCACCGCAAGATCGCGATTTTCGACCACCGCGTGGCCGCGCTGGGCGGCCGCAACCTCGCCGTCGAATACATGGGGCCCACACCGCTGAAGCGCCGCTGGCGCGACCTCGGCGGGGTCGTCGAAGGCCCGGCGGTGCGCCTGCTGGACGAGATCTTCCTCTCCGACTGGGCCTTTGCCAGCGGCCAGCCGCTCGCCGAGCTGCAAAAGGAACTGCCCGCGGAAGCGCCCGCGGCGGCCGGCGACAGCGAGGTGCAGATCGTGGCCAGCGGCCCCGACGTGGCCGGCGACCCGCTCTACGAGGGCATCCTCTCCCTCGTGCAGCAGGCCGAGCGCAGCGTGTGGATCGTCACGCCTTATTTCATCCCCGATGAAGTGCTGTTCCGCTCGCTGCTGGTGCAGGCGCGCGCCGGCGTCGACATCCGCCTCGTCGTGCCGGCCAAGTCCAACCACCCCGTCACCGATCTCGCCCGCCGCTATTACCTGCGCGGCCTGCAGGCCGCGGGCGTCAAGGTGCTGTTCTACGGCCCGGGGATGAACCACGCGAAAATGCTGCTCGTCGACGGGCAGACCGGGCTCTTCGGCTCCGCCAACATGGACCTGCGCAGCCTATTCCTGAACTTCGAGGTCGGGGCCATCACCTACTCGCCCGCCGACGCCGAGGCGATCGGCCGGTGGATGAAGGACATCTTCGCCCATGCGAAGCCCATGCCCGAGCCGCGTCCCGGGCGCCGCCTGATTCCGACCATCGCCGAGGAAATCGCCCGGCTGCTGGCGCCTCTGCTGTGA
- a CDS encoding fatty acid desaturase has translation MKLRLPFDRINWTNSSFLIGTTIVTLTGVPLYLWHYGVDGFQVAMFFLFFIATGLSITLGYHRLFAHMAFQARWPVRLVTLIFGAAAFENCALAWVSDHRRHHKHVDHDDDPYDISKGFFHAHIGWILFKINPEPPWDNVADLRKDPLVIWQDRFYVLIAVVAGFVLPALLGYWHGGAAGALGGFLLAGVARVVAVQHMTFFINSLCHTVGDQPYSNKCSARDSWFMAIFTFGEGYHNYHHEFQHDYRNGVKWWQWDPTKWTIWTLEKVRLVGGLRRVPEDKILLAQLADARRRLGEHLACPKVGANARLHALLQASDAKLHELGERWTALKAQYAEKAGAMKAEYAEKKAAYAERALHQIDDARAALAEMRHELRQALHLLEHAAAAA, from the coding sequence GTGAAACTTCGCCTTCCGTTTGACCGCATCAACTGGACCAACAGCTCGTTCCTTATCGGCACGACGATTGTGACCCTCACCGGCGTGCCGCTCTACCTCTGGCACTACGGCGTCGATGGGTTCCAAGTCGCGATGTTCTTCCTGTTTTTCATCGCGACCGGCCTGAGCATCACGCTCGGCTACCACCGTCTGTTCGCCCACATGGCCTTCCAGGCCAGGTGGCCGGTGCGGCTGGTCACGCTGATCTTCGGCGCCGCCGCCTTCGAGAATTGCGCGCTCGCCTGGGTTTCCGACCATCGCCGGCACCACAAGCACGTGGACCACGACGATGATCCCTACGACATTTCGAAGGGCTTTTTCCACGCCCACATCGGCTGGATCCTCTTCAAGATCAATCCCGAGCCGCCGTGGGACAACGTCGCGGACCTCCGCAAGGACCCGCTGGTGATCTGGCAGGACCGGTTCTATGTGCTGATCGCCGTGGTGGCCGGTTTCGTGCTGCCCGCCTTGCTGGGCTACTGGCATGGCGGCGCGGCGGGGGCACTCGGCGGATTCCTGCTGGCCGGTGTCGCCCGCGTGGTCGCGGTGCAGCACATGACCTTCTTCATCAATTCGCTCTGCCACACGGTCGGCGACCAACCCTACTCGAACAAGTGTAGCGCCCGCGACAGCTGGTTCATGGCGATCTTCACCTTCGGCGAGGGCTACCACAACTATCACCATGAGTTCCAGCACGACTACCGCAACGGCGTGAAGTGGTGGCAGTGGGACCCGACCAAGTGGACCATCTGGACCCTCGAGAAGGTCCGCCTCGTGGGCGGCCTGCGCCGGGTGCCGGAGGACAAGATTCTGCTCGCGCAGCTGGCCGATGCCCGCCGCCGCCTCGGCGAACACCTGGCCTGCCCGAAGGTCGGCGCCAATGCCCGCCTCCACGCGCTGCTGCAGGCCTCGGACGCCAAGCTGCACGAGCTCGGCGAACGCTGGACCGCCCTGAAGGCGCAGTATGCCGAGAAAGCCGGGGCGATGAAGGCCGAGTATGCCGAGAAGAAGGCCGCCTACGCCGAGCGCGCCTTGCACCAGATTGACGACGCGCGCGCCGCGCTCGCCGAGATGCGCCACGAATTGCGCCAGGCGCTGCATTTGCTGGAACACGCCGCCGCCGCGGCTTGA
- a CDS encoding class I SAM-dependent methyltransferase, which produces MSFKDHFSTQAATYAKARPTYPPALFAELARLAPGTALAWDCGSGNGQAAVALAAHFERVVATEPSAAQLAQAVAHPRVRYVQSAELAPGIADGSADIVTAAQAAHWFDLKIFYPEVRRVLRPGGLLAIWNYGLWTIEPTVDALVERFYNGTVGPYWPPERKHAETSYRLLEFPFPEIPLPKLNLEVDWTAEEFATYLRTWSAVARYIKAHGTDPVTAFEPELSKAWGGDRRRIVWPVGGRLARVDG; this is translated from the coding sequence GGCGTTGTTCGCGGAGCTGGCCCGGCTGGCGCCCGGCACGGCGCTCGCCTGGGATTGCGGTTCGGGCAACGGCCAGGCCGCCGTGGCGCTGGCCGCGCACTTCGAGCGGGTCGTCGCGACGGAGCCCAGCGCCGCGCAACTGGCCCAGGCGGTCGCGCACCCGCGGGTGCGCTATGTGCAGAGCGCGGAGCTGGCGCCGGGTATCGCGGACGGTTCGGCGGACATCGTGACGGCCGCCCAGGCGGCGCATTGGTTCGACCTGAAGATCTTTTACCCGGAGGTGCGCCGCGTGTTGCGCCCGGGCGGGTTGCTGGCGATCTGGAATTACGGCCTGTGGACCATCGAGCCCACGGTGGACGCCCTGGTGGAGCGGTTCTACAACGGCACCGTCGGTCCCTACTGGCCGCCTGAGCGCAAGCACGCGGAAACGAGCTACCGACTGCTCGAGTTTCCATTCCCGGAGATCCCCCTGCCGAAGCTCAACCTGGAGGTCGATTGGACCGCGGAGGAATTCGCCACCTACCTGCGCACCTGGTCGGCGGTCGCCCGCTACATCAAGGCCCACGGCACCGATCCGGTGACGGCGTTCGAACCCGAACTCAGCAAGGCCTGGGGCGGGGACCGGCGCCGTATCGTCTGGCCGGTGGGCGGCCGGCTCGCCCGGGTGGACGGCTGA